The Thermodesulfobacteriota bacterium DNA window GGGGGCGGAGTTCAGGAAGCTCTCCCACCCGGAGGCCTATACGGCCCAGGAGATGGCGGCAGCCATGCACGTGCCCGGAGGGGAGCTGGCCAAGGTGGTGATGATAAAGGCCGGCAAGAGGTTCATAATGGCGGTGCTGCCCGCGAGCCTCAGGGTGGACTTCGGAAAGCTCAGGGACGTCCTCGGCGAAGACGAGGTGGCGCTCGCCGCCGAGGACGAGTTCAAGACCCTCTTCCCCGACTGCGAGCCCGGAGCGGAGCCGCCGTTCGGGAACCTCTACGACATCGAGACCATGGTGGAGAGCTCGCTTGCCGAAGACGAGAGTATCGTCTTCAACGCAGGCAGCCACACCGACGCCGTGGAGATGGACTACGCGCAGTACGAGGGCCTCGTAAAACCAAGGGTGGCGGAGTTCGGAAAGAGGGTTTAGGGGGGCGAGGATAGGGGGGGACCAGAGGAGGGATACTAATCCCTCGGCACGGCGAGCATCCTGTCGAGCGTGGCCCTGGCCTTAACCCTTACGTCCTCGGGCACGGTCACGACGTTCTTCATCTCGCGGAGGCTCTCGATCACGTCCTCAAGGGTTATGAGCTTCATGTTCGGGCAGATGAGCGACATCGAGGGCAGGACGAACTTCTTCCCGGGGTTCTCCCTTTTGAGCCTCCACATGATGCCCATCTCCGTGCCTATTATAAAGCTCCGGACGTCGCTCTCCTTGCAGAACTTGTAGATCCCCGAGGTCGAGCAGACGTGGTCTGCGAGGTCCACCACCTCGGGTTTGCACTCGGGGTGGCAGACGAAAAGCGCGCCGGGGTTATCCTTCTTCGCCTCCAGGACCTCCTCGGGGGTAAGCCTGTCGTGCGTGGCGCAAAAGCCGTCCCACCACTCGGCCTTCTTCTTCGTGGACCTGGATATGTAGTGCGCTAAATTCCTGTCCGGGACCAGATAGACGCTGTCACCCTCGACCGATTCGACTACCCGGACGGCGTTTGCCGAGGTGCAGCATATGTCGCTCTCGGCCTTGACCTCGGCCGTGGTGTTGACGTAGGCCACAACCGGCACGCCGGGCCTGAGCTCCTTTTCCTTCCTCAAGTCGTCGGCGTCTATCATGTCGGCCATGGGACAACCCGCGTCGAGCCGTGGCAGGATAACGGTCTTCTCGGGCGCGAGTATGGCCGCGCTCTCGGCCATGAAGTGCACGCCGCAGAAGACTATGACAGACTTCTCGGAGTCCGCGGCGGCCTGAGAGAGGCCGAGCGAGTCGCCCGTCAGCTCGGCGGTCTCCTGGATCTCGTCGCGCTGATAGTTATGCGCGAGCATGAAGGCGTCTTTTTCCTTCAAAAGCGCCTTAACTTCCTTTTTCAGCTCCTCCACATTCCTCAAAACGGACCTCCGAGTGTTGCATCTCAGGTGCATTGGAGTTTAGAAAGTTAGCCCGCAAAAGTCAAGCGGCTTTTAACTTCTCCTGCCGCAATTTTTAGTATACCATAGTATAAAGCCATGGCACTCTCGGAAACGGACAAATCCACCCTCCTTCGGATAGCGCGCTCGGCCATAGAGTCCCGCGTAAGGGGAGACAGCGTAGCGGCATTCGAGGCGGCGAGCAAAAGCCTTCATGAAAAGAGGGGCGCCTTCGTGAGCATCCACAAGAGGGGGGGGCTCAGGGGCTGCATAGGGGTCTTTACCTCCGACGGGCCTCTCTACGCGGCCGTGGCCCAAATGGCGGTCGAGGCCGCCACGAGCGACCACCGCTTCCCACCGGTAACGGAAGACGAACTCCCGGAGATAGAGCTGGAGATCTCCGTCTTGACGCCCCTCAAGAAGACCGCGGACGTAAACGAAATAGAGGTGGGCAGGCACGGCATATACATAATGCAGGGGGGCTTGCGGGGGGTGCTGCTCCCGCAGGTCGCCACGGACCACGGCTTCGACCGGGAGGAGTTCCTGGAGCAGACCTGCATGAAGGCAGGGCTGCCCGAGGGGGCATGGAAGGAGGAGGGGAAGGAAGCCGAAAAGGAAGATGCCCCGGAGATATACACTTTCGAGGCCGAGGTGTTTAAAGAACAGGTGTCCGGGAAAAAGGGGTAACTACTTGAGGCGCCCGAGCGCTTCCGCTATCCGTTTAAGCCCCTCCTCTATATTATCCACCGAGCAGGCGTAGGAGAGCCTTAAATGGCTGTCGTTCCCGAAACCTATCCCCGGGACCACCGCGACCTCGGCCTCATCGAGGAGATATGAGGCAAGAGCTACCGAGCCGTCTATGGCCTTGCCGTCTATGGTCTTTTTCCCTATAGCCCCCCCGAACTCCGGGAAGGCGTAGAACGCCCCTTCGGGCATGACACAGCTAACGCCCTCCATGGCGTTAAGCCTTTTGACCATCACGCTTCGCCTCTTTTCGAACTCGTCCCTCATCGCCCCCACCGAACCCTGCGGACCGTTAAGCGCCTCCACGGCGGCCCACTGGCTCACCGACGCGGGGTTCGAAGTGGACTGGCTCTGGACCTTTGTCATGGCCTTTATAAGCTCCGCGGGCCCGGCGCCGTAACCTATCCTCCAGCCCGTCATCGAGTAGGCCTTCGACACGCCGTTAAGCACAATAGTCCGCTCCTTTATCTCCCCGGAAAGGGAAGCCACGGAGACGAAATTCCCGTCGTCGTAGACGAGCTTTTCGTATATCTCGTCCGATATGACAAGGAGCCCTTTTTTAACGGCCGCGTCGGCCA harbors:
- a CDS encoding YbaK/EbsC family protein; its protein translation is GAEFRKLSHPEAYTAQEMAAAMHVPGGELAKVVMIKAGKRFIMAVLPASLRVDFGKLRDVLGEDEVALAAEDEFKTLFPDCEPGAEPPFGNLYDIETMVESSLAEDESIVFNAGSHTDAVEMDYAQYEGLVKPRVAEFGKRV
- the amrA gene encoding AmmeMemoRadiSam system protein A; the encoded protein is MALSETDKSTLLRIARSAIESRVRGDSVAAFEAASKSLHEKRGAFVSIHKRGGLRGCIGVFTSDGPLYAAVAQMAVEAATSDHRFPPVTEDELPEIELEISVLTPLKKTADVNEIEVGRHGIYIMQGGLRGVLLPQVATDHGFDREEFLEQTCMKAGLPEGAWKEEGKEAEKEDAPEIYTFEAEVFKEQVSGKKG
- a CDS encoding pyridoxal phosphate-dependent aminotransferase; amino-acid sequence: MIRPSDRVMEIEESPTLAVTARAKEMRARGLDVIGLAAGEPDFDTPENIKKAAQRAIEEGHTKYTAVGGIAELKAAIIGKFKGDNSLTYAPDEILVSSGGKHSFYNLCQAFLNPGDEVIVSAPYWVSYPPMVRLAGGVPVIVPTDESTGFKMTAGAMAERITEKTRAVIINSPSNPTGALYTPGELRAVADAAVKKGLLVISDEIYEKLVYDDGNFVSVASLSGEIKERTIVLNGVSKAYSMTGWRIGYGAGPAELIKAMTKVQSQSTSNPASVSQWAAVEALNGPQGSVGAMRDEFEKRRSVMVKRLNAMEGVSCVMPEGAFYAFPEFGGAIGKKTIDGKAIDGSVALASYLLDEAEVAVVPGIGFGNDSHLRLSYACSVDNIEEGLKRIAEALGRLK
- the nadA gene encoding quinolinate synthase NadA, coding for MEELKKEVKALLKEKDAFMLAHNYQRDEIQETAELTGDSLGLSQAAADSEKSVIVFCGVHFMAESAAILAPEKTVILPRLDAGCPMADMIDADDLRKEKELRPGVPVVAYVNTTAEVKAESDICCTSANAVRVVESVEGDSVYLVPDRNLAHYISRSTKKKAEWWDGFCATHDRLTPEEVLEAKKDNPGALFVCHPECKPEVVDLADHVCSTSGIYKFCKESDVRSFIIGTEMGIMWRLKRENPGKKFVLPSMSLICPNMKLITLEDVIESLREMKNVVTVPEDVRVKARATLDRMLAVPRD